The window AGTTAATGCTGCTGTAAAAGTTTGAGACCCTGCTGGATTTTTGCAGGGAGGCCCCAAATTTATAGATCCATGCCTGAGATAACTTGTGTTAACTTTTGTTGCTTACAAAATGGGAAAGAAAAAAGACGTGATATGgaattttttattaacaaaaagaaaatgaagtgtGTAAATACTGTTCTACTGAGTACAAACAGGCAATTTCTCGTAAGgtggaaaaacaaattttaacatgTTACAAATGCCATGCTGGCCTAAAAAGTCTTAGTGCTGAAACTATTTCGAAATTTTTGAGAAGAACAATAGTTCaatatgtttttcattaattacACTTTTACTTTTGAACttaagtttctgattttttttagccTAATTATGATGATGTTatactattattaaatttatttgttacaatgtaataaaaaggtatttttcaacTATTTGTGACATAAATTATAACTTCCCGTAAATACAATATAttgattttgggaatatttcCGGAAATACTGGGGATACCCAGGGATAATCCCTGGGAATACTTCCTTGAGCATTAATTCCCAGaaattttacatcactaattataattagttttcattttaaatattatagaTTAAAGCAtgataaattacttttatttccaattttatGAAAACTCTTAACCTTAAATTCTGTATAAATGACAAGTAACTTGCCTGAGTTTTTTAAGTTaccttcaaaaacaaaatttcaagggtTCCCTCCTGGGAGGAGAGGGGAGGGTCAtagtattgaaatttttaaggggttgttttaaagagtattttcctcttttttggtGGGGGGGTCTTTGTGTATTGGGGGGTACACCTTTGTTCTTATTGAGGGCACCCCTGAAAATTTAGATGTCATAATATTctaaccagtggcgtagctagacccgactttcggggggggggttacttcttatatatatatatatatgtatatatatatatatatatatgtgtgtgtgtgtgtgtaatcgcttggaattttttcctttctcttctctcttctttttctcttttttttttgagactaacttttcggggggggttgtccccaaacccccccccccttagctacgcccctgattctAACCCTCctggtttaatttatttatgatGCCTAATATTATgctttttgtttttcagtttttggtgCAATCAGCATGTGTGTTTTGGAATTTAGTGCAGGGATGGTGACAACTTCAGTTTTCACTCTAATGATGACTTGTTCCCTCAAGGCTCCTGCTGCATTGCAGGCAACGCACTATTCTGTTCTTTCTACCGCTGAAGTTGGGGGAAAGCTAATATTTTCATCGTTAAGTGGGGCATTAATAGATTGGTTGGGTTTGTCTCAAATGTATTTCACATTCTTTGTTTTATCCAGTTTTACTATTTTAATCCATCGTTTTATTGCGtagtatttttaagttttatcgAAATAGTTAAACATTCATTTGCACTGGTAAAATGTATTAACAAAAGATTCAATGTACTTGCTTtttgttaacaaaatattttgaaatgtaattgtTGCATGCAAAAAATTGttaagtacttaaaaaataatgaactattgacacttttcaaaaaagtgtGTTAAATGCATTTGCATATATAGCTTAAAATACAAAGTCACTTGCAATgacaaacggttttttttttttttcaaatttcataagGTCTGAAacaattacttgaaaaaaatttctgttacTTTTGTCATGTGAAGGTTATGCTTTTGCTCACAATTTTCGGTCAAAATTCAATTGTTTGTGTTTTTAGCAGACCAACTACAAATTGAAggctttttaaagaatttattttctattttgcatcatttttaaaggtaaaaaaaagctgtaaagtTCACAAATAGTTAACTTATGTACTCTTATTTTATGTATTCTAATATTCTCAAAGAtgtaaacatgttctttcagaaatgTTAGTTTACTTCATAGGTTTTTGACTCAAAAAAGTCCTGTGCCAGCACATGAGAAACATTTTCTGAAGCTTGAAATGAGAaagtgaaaatttgataaaatatgggcatttcaagaagtaattttttcaTTGTACGTGTCCAAAAGATGACAATTTATCAGTTTCATAATTTCATGGCCATTTATATTTGGAAACTTATTATTAAAAATCCACTTTAATATCATATAATTTAGAGCATCGATAGTCTGTTGAACTGTATTTCAGTGATTCTGTGATAGGCTATGAATCATAAGGGATTGCTCACAAATCAGCaaacaatcatttaaaatatgtatattgtGATTAAggaaaaaactgattatttttggACAGTCCCTTAGCATAAATCTTTCCATCTGAGAATCATTTAAATGCAGTTCGATAGGATATTGTTCCAAATTTTGAGTTATGAACTGTTATCCTTTGCTCATGTGCAAATAGTTTTCCTTTCAATGAGCATtggtttctaagtttttttttttttttaaattttcaattcaaatttcagTGTAATGTTTTCCTTGTGTGCTGTCCAGTTTTCTGAAAGTTCTGTACAGTGAGGTAAACGCCTCTGCCCGTTATAAGCCAAAATTTGCAAACGAAATAAGCATTGCTGAAagaaatgttcatatttttgtgaatatcattGAAAATTTTACGGAAATTCTGAAAAAGATACTACATATCAAGTAAGTCTACTTTGATATTTACTGCTCTTTAAGATAGGGGTTggatcatttttctttctttttcttcttacaATTAGTTGTTGGTCCCCTAATGCATGCATAATTGTATTTTTACTGAAAAGTGAGCTCTTCCTCACTTTTTAAATGACAAAGATTACAGAACAAATTGTTATGTAtttctattgtttaaagattgtcAATTATTGAAAGTGTTTGGATATTTTTGGCATTGTAGTGTATACTGAAacgtttttaaatgttaattacgtATTTTTAATGTTGAATGTGGTGAACTTTTTTGTCTTcacatatgtttttttaaattaaaattttatttttttatgctttttttaaattttttattttgcgtttttaatccattaattctttttttttttattctcctcattccatttctttcatttatctaaattttcaaagttaCTTCATTGCGTAGATATATAGTTTTACTAGACATTGTTTtatgagaaattatttttcatttccagtTACATTTTAAATGTCTTTTAGAAGCTGAAAAAGGACCAAAAAGATGCATAAATCCTGTAACAGGATGTCTAGTAGTGATGTGTCGGATCGTGAAAAATGTAGATCCATGGATACGGATAATTAGCATtgagatccacggatacggataatTAGCATCAAGACCCACGGATACGGATAATTAGCATcgagatccacggatacggatacggagctcaatattttttttctgtattcaattcctgGTGTCatcgatgcccccccccccctcttgcttGCTTTGCCTGTggcattgccaaaaaaaaaggagatagtTGACGTTATTTCTTTTCAATggtcaaaaaaggcaaatttctattcaaatttcGGTTACTGATATCTACCCCCCTCCACCCTTGGATACGCCACCACtgtgttttcttttgtttaatgGTTAATCTGCTTTGAATCATGTTGAGGCAAAGATAAGCGCGTTTAACCTTGACGCAGTTTTAACcgtaaatttttttacaaaactaaaagaGCGATAACGTAAGAACTCAGGTCTTCCACTCACCCCTGTTGTCTCGGCAAATAATATTTGCCATCATGGCATAGAATTAAAACTCAGCATTTTCATTTGCAGTGGCAACgcgaaaaatttcaatttgcactGCAcggagttttgtttttatttttagtgtgaCACAAGCAGAGTAGATACAGTTTGTGCATTTAGTTTAAAGTGATGAAATCAAAGTATAAACCAAtgtcaacaaaaaaagtttagtagTATAATATGGAGATATTTTGTAGTAGTAAATGATGAACGCACCAAATGCAAAATTTGTGACGTAGATTATCTCGCAAGGGTAAAGGAACAACTTCTTTAAAAAACCATCTGCAGTGAAAACTTCCCGAAGAATACGATTTATTCCTTAAAGAAGATtccgttaaaaagaaaactgatgACATTGCACTTCCAGGAGCATCTTTACAGACTGCAACGAGAGGATTTCAACAAACTTTTATGGATGACTGCATAGAAAAAGCTAAAATGTGGAATAGCACAAACCCGAAGTCAATTACACTTGATTACTTAATTGCTGAAATGATAGCATTATCTGATTTACCTTTTCAAGACGTAGAGGAACTGGGGGTTCCGACGATTAATGGATCATGTTGTCCCAAGTTATGTTTTAAAAGgcagaaaatattttacagtacTAGTTTGCAGTGAACTTTACGACAAAGTTTCGTCGAAAATAAAGAACATGTTGCAAGATTTTGAGCAAGTTTCCTTTACTTCAGATATCTGGTCCGATTCTTCATCGAGGGTTTCATTGTTATTGTTAACTTGTCATGGTATTACCAAAGATTTTATgcgaaaaaatatcgttttgaaaGCAGATATTTTGGAAGAACCGCACACTGGAGATTACATTTCGGCGTTATTTCAAAGCATGTTAGAAGAATGGGGAATTCCAAAACAACTGCATGGTAAGAGATGGAGGATCCAATATGAAACTTGCCTGCACTTTGTCTGAAATAAATAATATCGATTGTACTGCACATCAATTGAACCTGGTGTTCAAAGATGCTATTAAAAAAGTCGATGCAATCTCCCTATTACTTACGAAATGTAGGAAAATTGCGGGACATTTCAATCACTCTTCAGTGGCAAAATAAGAATTGGTAAAATTGCAAGTTCGACTAAATCAAAGAGTCTTGAAAGTTTTGCAAGACTCGCCGATACGATGGAATTCCAGCTTTTATATGTTGGAAAGGCTTGACTGCATCAAGGTCTCGTTGTCACTTTATTCTTCTAATAATAAAATAGAACAGCTTAATGCCAAAGAATGGGTTTTAATTCAAGATTTAGTAAAAGTTCTGAAGCCTCTGGAGGATaccagaaaaaaattgaactcacAAAACGCGTATGTGTATCCAACGTTATTCCTCTGGTACGAGCTTTGACCAAAATATATGACGAGATTGGCATTCCTGATATAAATGGAGAAAATGTCAACATCAATTCAGCTGCTGCTGTTGATTTTGTGTGTTCATTGAAGAATGAATTAGATCACCGTTtttctgaaattgataaaaatatattgttccaACTGGCAACATTTTTAGACCCTTGTTACAAAGGTAAATTCTTCAGTGACTTTGTCATCAAAGATATAAAACAGAAATTACTAACAGCTTTAGAAACTGAAGTAAGCCCCACAACAACtgcagctagcacagaaaaatcTAATAGTGTTAGAAAGGAGCCTTGCAACAGTTTAGAAAAGTCTATGGCCAACATGTTGGATAGTGACGATGATGATGGAGAACTCGATGATCAAATATCAGATGCAAAAGCTAATTTTCTCGCAGAATATGCCAGAGAGAAAAGATTATCAAGAGACCAAGATCCATTAAAGTATTGGCAGATTAACAGTAAAAGACTCGTTGATCTCAGTCGCATTGCTCGCACATATTTATCGTCACCTGCAACAAGCGTACCAAGTGAGCAGTTTTTTAGTGGAGCAGGGATTGTTTATGATCCTCATTGGAATAGACTTTTGGGGGACAAAGCTGCCAAGTTACTCTTTCTGAAGTACAACTTACCATTACTTAATTTTGATTATgataaataagtattatttaatCCTGAAAATGTGATTGTTTCttctaataataaaattaacgttatacatttaattacaaattttttttcaataaaaatctaaTGAAGATTTAAGTTTTGATCTcattataaagataaagataagtgAATTTATACCTTACAATATCtataatacatacatatatattggaATACCATTTCATTGTTGTCTATCCTACGAATttcaaacacgaaataaaatttgGTAAAGTAAAAGATCCGTTTAGGATCCGCCAAAAAATAACGGATCCAGATACGGATCTATTTCCTCTCGCGGATACGGATACCgatatccggcacatcactactgtCTATTCATTTAACTTAACAAAATAACTGAAGATTTGATTGTGTGATCATGTGCTTTTGAAATTAGTTAATCTAACAAATTTGTATATTTCTGTTCACATACTTCAGATCAAATACTATGTTATGTCtgtcagccgttcatcccttcattgggtcgataaaatgagtaccaagcgtgcttgggaactaaatccTGGGAGTTCCGCattcggctgaccacctaactggAAAATCTGCCTAAGCatcccagagcccttggtcaggaaaactgagatgggcacagtaggcaTTGGCCCCATGAGCTGTCATGCCACGATGTTTGGTTTTATGTTATGTCTGTTTCAACAACATATGTTCATTTACAGAAGTGTTCAATGTATTGACCTCCTAAATAACAATTACATTCTTATAATGACTTAAACACCAATTGAATGAGTTTAAAACTAATCTTTGAATATAGTTAACAttccaaatattttctttaatctaCAGTGATAAGGTTATTCTAATGTAAGCTTACTTGTATTAAACTGCTAGAAATTCTTAGCAGGATTTACTCCTCTGAAATCTTTTCAGTACAGTCAAACTTCGTTGAAAGAATTTCAAAGGGACTTATAAAATCTATTTGTGTTCACTGTAGTTGGTCTTGctcaaataataatgaaaaacaaacCGTAAGACGGGGATCGTGAATGTAGTTTGAATTAACCAGGTTCAACTATATTTGCAAATCAGACACATCACTCAgatccagtggcgtagctagacccgactttcgggggggggttacttcttttacatatatatatatatatatatatatatatatattttatatatatatatatatacatatgatcgcttggaattttttccttttcttctttttttttctttctcttctctcttctttttctctttttttttttttgagactaacgtttcggggggggttttgtccccaaaaccccccccttagctacgcccctgctcaGATCACAGACAAGACTGTGTACACTGTTGTGAATAAGAATGTTAATGTGAAATCTGCGTACAATATTGATGGTGCGAATGTGATGCGTTATTTATTCTTCTGCAGATGATTCTCTCTGCAATCAGCTTTACAGATATAATATGAGCTGTAATGTTGTGCATTTTAATGTGAATGTTGTTCAGAGAAGTACCAGAGTAAAAGCCtgattattttgaagtaatgcaATCTTCAAAGTAGTGCCTTAGGTATGTTACTGAATGAGCCCAAGGTTATCCCAAAaacttgcttgattttttttttttttttttcatttttttgatgaGCTCAAAAATTCTatagtaaactcctgattatccgccgaacagggtggcacaagtgccgtggataataaaaatcgcggataagcCGCGAAAATGTTAAAACGAgtgacaaataaggtaaaaattgtccctTCCTCAAAAACCTAACTGTATTGATACATAATAACTTCTTCAAACAGTGAATATATACACAGAAcactaaaaatgttttgtagtttctgcacaacagaacttaacatcaataaaaaactaGTGTATATACGATGAAGAAaggaaagcataaaaataaataaataaataaaacaaaaactgagtttaaatttacaatttttcaacaaaaaaacagCTATTGGTTCTCGCTTTTTACAGGGATAATACATGTTTCTGATTGTTATTTGACTTGCGAAAAACCCGCttgcagataatcgggagtttactgtatttgcaTCTAAAGATGGATTCTACACTAGTTCTTTTGTTTCTAATTTGCTTAATGCATTAcatatgagtcagtgagaagcaaaaggatgtaagtgaacattttcaagttttgagtaaaatgcgtttaaagttcagattaaAGTTCAGGCAggcttttattgcattttttttttttttcaaatcttgctctacagcagcacctaccagatcTGCTTGCACCATAACAAAGAACAAGTTCTCCAAAGATTTGCAATAGttcttgaaatttttagttttagcatttacatccctttgcttctcactgcctcatttagctcctaggtaggctttcattgaaattgttttctaaatctttctgtattgcagcaactaccagggatactagtaccaCCTCTTGTCCCAAGATAGAGgtgaggttcacctaccatttgtactggttatccctaaatttttaattttgccacttacatcactttgcttctcactgcctcatattcatttagcttttttttttttttttttttttttgtctttaagaAGTTTGGCTATTCTGTTGTGTGTGCTTCCCTAGACCCCCTCCGCAACATTTTCGTGATCACATTTTTATGTTGTAACTGTTAATGGTTTTCTCTTAGCGTTTGATCCTGTCACAGACAATGTTACATGAGTACTATTTACTGTTATATATGGAAAAACAGCTAGCATTTTAATAGCGTATTATAGCATAAATTAGCTTGCCTTTCACATGAGTAAAGGGGCAAATAAGTGGTGCATCTAGGGAAGACACCTAAATAATaaagcttcttttcttttttttctaataaccTTTGCATTATCAGAAtatgattttgatgaaaaattgtgaagtaggggaatgtgggcaaagtgaaatagtggagtaaagtaaaatggtgaaatatttcctctgcttttagctccacctatctggtaatattttaactatgtagtaacacatgtagtctattccagtcaagaaaaaataacctctgaaaatcaaagaatataacaaaaacaatttttaaaaattgatactcgtaatgttttgttgtaagtcaaaaattattttgttattattaaatcataaagttcttgttattaacattttaattattaactaggacctactaatattcagtgcaatatttattcgttaaatattaagcttatttgtattttaaaggcTCTGTTGAGTTAAGTAGATGGGGTGAAGTGAAATATCTCATTTCATTTacatattcaatcttttatcaattcacttacgtattcatttattaattctttcaTATACATTCCTGCATTTAATAGttttcttatatttattcattcattcacgtattttcttattcattcactattgtactaactgattttttttttcacttattaactcactaatttatttattccttcatttattgtttcatttccttttcaaatattcattcattctttcatttactccttcatttgaccaaaaatatctttaataatctaatagaaaatatttcattagaaaaaacttttatttttcactttgccccatgaaaaaaagaagtgaaaaaattaCCACCTTTTTTTAGAGGtacaaatttctgtcatcataaaataatgctaaatgcaaaataaaatatgttgttctttctttttgtactgtaattttcagaacaaattttcaaattgttcattttgaaaaaaagtaagttatctttaACCATTttgctttgccccacattcccctactcgtATTAAGTCTTTCAAGCTCAGAGCTGCACAACTATTTTTGTGACACCTGGGACATTTGCTTTGATCTTCCCCTCTTTGGATGGCTCTGATTCAACATTAAACCAATATCCAAATGAGCCATTTATTTCTGTTAATGTAAAAGTAATGTTAATGTCATTATTTCCATTAACAGATACATTACATTATACTGTAatgtaaaaaatcttaaatgtttAGCAGTTTATTTTATAATGAGTTCAACAAGTATTGTGCTATGACAGTTGATATTTTCagcaaggtaatttttttagaaattttaaccTTCTGAAAGATGTTTTGAATGTTCAACGTGTGTATTGTTTTGCTTGTAAAAAGTTGAAGAAATTGTGGAGTCCAATTAGCGATGACATTCAAGCATAGATTCAGGTGAACAATTTTGTGATTTGAGAAAAATGCAATAGGAGCAATTTCAAACATACCCTCAAAAATATAAAGAGCTTCTTATAGTAAATGCTTTTGCATTATCGTGAAAATGACTTGTATTTTCACAGACATCATTGCAGAAACAGGCATCATTGCAGCAAAGGCTGCAATGATGTCTGTTGTTGCAGCATTCAAGTAGGTCTAAATAATACGTTTATTTAcaactgaaaaaaatttcttagaaaaattaGTGATATTAGAACAGATAAGAAAGTATATTATGTGAAAAATTCCTGCTATTCAGAATTGCTTCCCtctaatatgttttaaaatggaCGAATCTcttttgaacacattttgataaattttgtttttattagatAGTTTGACACtgttagttttaatgttttttaaatattttttaaaaaatttgcccaattgatttattttttgaatgacaaGCTGATTCTCCTTTTGGAAGGTCGGTAGAGAAAAGAAATATGACTGTATATAAAGAGCAAAGGTAAATAAGAGCTATAAAGGGTTAAAATAACTCATATTTGTTTGTGTTATGTTGGATAAGTTAGTTTACCGAGCTTCcacttcaaaataataaattaatttttcaaatttttaaatgaaaaaaaaatggaagagcTCCTACAACGCAGCTGTTTAATGCATTCAGTTGCaccctgtctttttttttttttaatctatttgttCAGCCCTTTAGCGGATTACCATTATACATGTGGTTAGTAACAGGTAAGTGAACCAACTATGTTGAAAATTTCTCTCTAAAGGCTTACACCATTATGCCTGTCATttatgtgatttatttttttataaattaataaaagggCATATTCatcttgggggggggagggggagagaggtcttaaaaaattaatctacagAAAAATGTATGGTGCAGGTTTGTAGATGAACTTTTGGGATAAAAACCAGAATGAACCAGGATTGTTTTAGTTGATAGAAATAAcattgaaaacaacaaaaaagactCATTTGGTTCCATTTGGATTGGAAGCCTGAAAAGCTTCTGAAAAATTGTTacatgtacttaaaaaaaaagaag of the Uloborus diversus isolate 005 unplaced genomic scaffold, Udiv.v.3.1 scaffold_795, whole genome shotgun sequence genome contains:
- the LOC129233906 gene encoding zinc finger BED domain-containing protein 4-like, producing MGFNSRFSKSSEASGGYQKKIELTKRVCVSNVIPLVRALTKIYDEIGIPDINGENVNINSAAAVDFVCSLKNELDHRFSEIDKNILFQLATFLDPCYKGKFFSDFVIKDIKQKLLTALETEVSPTTTAASTEKSNSVRKEPCNSLEKSMANMLDSDDDDGELDDQISDAKANFLAEYAREKRLSRDQDPLKYWQINSKRLVDLSRIARTYLSSPATSVPSEQFFSGAGIVYDPHWNRLLGDKAAKLLFLKYNLPLLNFDYDK